A part of Paroedura picta isolate Pp20150507F chromosome 7, Ppicta_v3.0, whole genome shotgun sequence genomic DNA contains:
- the GPR150 gene encoding putative G-protein coupled receptor 150 — translation MDEASNSDPLALGPNLSSTQYAGWNSNLSFPSLWAAPGQPARTISAAVILLLGLVGNALLLHRLRCGGCCCAGRFARRRKMDFLLAHLAVADLYGCGLALLSQLPPAADAGEAEWPAGDATCRLFRLLQGSGLLAPSHMLVLLALERHHVVRGPQHLPQPQQLAAFVPARGALAALGWLLALLLALPQAFVYRLAPPHGGSRCLSIFAQLPPWHGRAYAVYGLLTSFVAPACLLGGTCGRMLSALSASSAKEEEPSRGAGGSSRQHRAELPGVAAPPPLLLRLLPVAQCALPSPSAPRSLPRARARALHLTLALTTLFALCGFPRLALELGLAFASPASTAEETRTTLGSIMAATNCALNPYVCLIFHSHRPWARRLQSSLCRCPDGQPRRRAPHRHRPPPPQVAAERTGLWFCPCQTKPPTASAVVQQQEAEARAAAACESGL, via the coding sequence ATGGACGAAGCATCCAACTCCGACCCCCTGGCCCTCGGACCTAACCTGTCTAGCACCCAATACGCGGGCTGGAACTCgaacctctccttcccatccctctgGGCTGCGCCCGGGCAGCCTGCGCGGACAATATCGGCGGCCGTGATCCTACTCCTGGGCTTGGTGGGCAACGCTCTGCTCCTCCACCGGCTCCgctgcggcggctgctgctgcgcgGGTCGCTTCGCGCGGCGGCGAAAAATGGATTTCCTTCTCGCACACCTGGCCGTAGCGGATCTCTACGGCTGCGGGCTGGCTCTTCTCTCGCAGCTTCCCCCGGCGGCGGACGCCGGCGAGGCGGAGTGGCCGGCGGGGGACGCCACCTGCCGCTTGTTCCGGCTCCTGCAGGGGTCCGGCCTGCTGGCCCCGTCGCACATGCTGGTGCTGCTGGCCCTGGAGCGGCACCACGTCGTGCGGGGCCCTCAGCACCTGCCACAGCCGCAGCAGCTGGCCGCCTTCGTGCCCGCCCGAGGAGCCCTGGCCGCGCTGGGCTGGCTGCTGGCgctgctgcttgccctgccgcaagcCTTCGTGTACAGGCTGGCCCCGCCGCACGGCGGAAGCCGTTGCCTCAGCATTTTCGCCCAGCTGCCCCCTTGGCACGGCCGAGCCTACGCCGTGTACGGGCTCCTGACGAGCTTCGTGGCGCCCGCCTGCCTCCTGGGCGGAACCTGCGGCCGCATGCTCAGCGCCCTGAGCGCCTCCAGCGCCAAGGAGGAGGAGCCGTCCCGGGGCGCTGGAGGCAGCTCCCGCCAGCACCGCGCCGAGCTCCCGGGCGTCGCGGCTCCGCCACCGCTCCTCCTGCGGCTCCTGCCGGTGGCCCAGTGCGCCTTGCCGTCGCCCAGCGCGCCCCGCAGCCTGCCCCGCGCGCGCGCCCGGGCGCTGCATCTGACTCTGGCGCTGACGACGCTCTTCGCGCTGTGCGGTTTCCCGCGCTTGGCTCTGGAACTCGGGTTGGCGTTCGCCTCCCCCGCCAGCACCGCCGAGGAAACGCGGACCACTTTGGGCAGCATCATGGCAGCCACCAACTGCGCCCTCAACCCCTACGTGTGCCTAATATTCCACAGCCACCGGCCGTGGGCGCGGCGCCTCCAGAGCAGCCTCTGCCGCTGCCCCGACGGACAGCCGCGGCGCCGGGCTCCCCACCGAcaccgcccaccgccgccacaGGTGGCCGCCGAGCGCACTGGGCTCTGGTTTTGTCCCTGCCAGACGAAGCCGCCCACCGCCTCCGCGGTTGTCCAGCAGCAGGAGGCTGAGGCCCGGGCTGCTGCTGCTTGCGAGAGCGGATTGTAA
- the RFESD gene encoding Rieske domain-containing protein isoform X5, with translation MEPKMNDGSSIEISNKKDADKLVCIGREEDLKKRRTTARINGREVVVLYNDGQFYAMDCRCYHAGGPLHLGEIEDINGQACIVCPWHKYKITLATGEGLYQAINPREPSVIPKWRSKGVKQRTHHVTVDKGNVYVTLSDMADSIDSDYYAEKSINSSL, from the exons ATGGAACCG AAGATGAATGACGGCAGCAGTATTGAAATATCTAATAAGAAAGACGCTGACAAACTTGTCTGTATCGGCAGAGAAGAAGACCTTAAAAAACGAAGGACAACGGCTCGAATCAATGGCAGAGAAGTTGTTGTTTTGTACAATGATGGACAGTTTTATGCTATGGATTGTCGATGTTATC ATGCAGGAGGCCCTTTACATCTTGGGGAAATAGAG GACATCAATGGACAGGCATGCATTGTTTGTCCCTGGCACAAGTACAAAATAACATTGGCAACAGGTGAGGGATTGTATCAAGCAATAAACCCCAGAGAGCCGTCCGTGATTCCCAAGTGGCGATCAAAAGGAGTAAAACAAAGGACTCATCATGTGACTGTGGATAAGGGAAACGTTTATGTGACTCTTTCCGATATGGCTGACAGTATAGATTCTGATTACTATGCTGAAAAGAGTATAaattcttctctttaa
- the RFESD gene encoding Rieske domain-containing protein isoform X3, whose product MEPSGMLLQIFSWNKGIKKMNDGSSIEISNKKDADKLVCIGREEDLKKRRTTARINGREVVVLYNDGQFYAMDCRCYHAGGPLHLGEIEDINGQACIVCPWHKYKITLATGEGLYQAINPREPSVIPKWRSKGVKQRTHHVTVDKGNVYVTLSDMADSIDSDYYAEKSINSSL is encoded by the exons ATGGAACCG tCAGGCATGCTGCTTCAGATATTTTCATGGAACAAGGGCATAAAG AAGATGAATGACGGCAGCAGTATTGAAATATCTAATAAGAAAGACGCTGACAAACTTGTCTGTATCGGCAGAGAAGAAGACCTTAAAAAACGAAGGACAACGGCTCGAATCAATGGCAGAGAAGTTGTTGTTTTGTACAATGATGGACAGTTTTATGCTATGGATTGTCGATGTTATC ATGCAGGAGGCCCTTTACATCTTGGGGAAATAGAG GACATCAATGGACAGGCATGCATTGTTTGTCCCTGGCACAAGTACAAAATAACATTGGCAACAGGTGAGGGATTGTATCAAGCAATAAACCCCAGAGAGCCGTCCGTGATTCCCAAGTGGCGATCAAAAGGAGTAAAACAAAGGACTCATCATGTGACTGTGGATAAGGGAAACGTTTATGTGACTCTTTCCGATATGGCTGACAGTATAGATTCTGATTACTATGCTGAAAAGAGTATAaattcttctctttaa
- the RFESD gene encoding Rieske domain-containing protein isoform X1: MIQLSTWLAVPPWWAIILMSLGVWLLFINQSGMLLQIFSWNKGIKKMNDGSSIEISNKKDADKLVCIGREEDLKKRRTTARINGREVVVLYNDGQFYAMDCRCYHAGGPLHLGEIEDINGQACIVCPWHKYKITLATGEGLYQAINPREPSVIPKWRSKGVKQRTHHVTVDKGNVYVTLSDMADSIDSDYYAEKSINSSL; the protein is encoded by the exons ATGATCCAACTTTCTACGTGGCTTGCTGTGCCACCTTGGTGGGCTATTATTCTGATGTCTCTTGGAGTGTGGCTACTGTTTATCAATCAG tCAGGCATGCTGCTTCAGATATTTTCATGGAACAAGGGCATAAAG AAGATGAATGACGGCAGCAGTATTGAAATATCTAATAAGAAAGACGCTGACAAACTTGTCTGTATCGGCAGAGAAGAAGACCTTAAAAAACGAAGGACAACGGCTCGAATCAATGGCAGAGAAGTTGTTGTTTTGTACAATGATGGACAGTTTTATGCTATGGATTGTCGATGTTATC ATGCAGGAGGCCCTTTACATCTTGGGGAAATAGAG GACATCAATGGACAGGCATGCATTGTTTGTCCCTGGCACAAGTACAAAATAACATTGGCAACAGGTGAGGGATTGTATCAAGCAATAAACCCCAGAGAGCCGTCCGTGATTCCCAAGTGGCGATCAAAAGGAGTAAAACAAAGGACTCATCATGTGACTGTGGATAAGGGAAACGTTTATGTGACTCTTTCCGATATGGCTGACAGTATAGATTCTGATTACTATGCTGAAAAGAGTATAaattcttctctttaa
- the RFESD gene encoding Rieske domain-containing protein isoform X2: MIQLSTWLAVPPWWAIILMSLGVWLLFINQKMNDGSSIEISNKKDADKLVCIGREEDLKKRRTTARINGREVVVLYNDGQFYAMDCRCYHAGGPLHLGEIEDINGQACIVCPWHKYKITLATGEGLYQAINPREPSVIPKWRSKGVKQRTHHVTVDKGNVYVTLSDMADSIDSDYYAEKSINSSL; the protein is encoded by the exons ATGATCCAACTTTCTACGTGGCTTGCTGTGCCACCTTGGTGGGCTATTATTCTGATGTCTCTTGGAGTGTGGCTACTGTTTATCAATCAG AAGATGAATGACGGCAGCAGTATTGAAATATCTAATAAGAAAGACGCTGACAAACTTGTCTGTATCGGCAGAGAAGAAGACCTTAAAAAACGAAGGACAACGGCTCGAATCAATGGCAGAGAAGTTGTTGTTTTGTACAATGATGGACAGTTTTATGCTATGGATTGTCGATGTTATC ATGCAGGAGGCCCTTTACATCTTGGGGAAATAGAG GACATCAATGGACAGGCATGCATTGTTTGTCCCTGGCACAAGTACAAAATAACATTGGCAACAGGTGAGGGATTGTATCAAGCAATAAACCCCAGAGAGCCGTCCGTGATTCCCAAGTGGCGATCAAAAGGAGTAAAACAAAGGACTCATCATGTGACTGTGGATAAGGGAAACGTTTATGTGACTCTTTCCGATATGGCTGACAGTATAGATTCTGATTACTATGCTGAAAAGAGTATAaattcttctctttaa
- the RFESD gene encoding Rieske domain-containing protein isoform X4 has translation MLLQIFSWNKGIKKMNDGSSIEISNKKDADKLVCIGREEDLKKRRTTARINGREVVVLYNDGQFYAMDCRCYHAGGPLHLGEIEDINGQACIVCPWHKYKITLATGEGLYQAINPREPSVIPKWRSKGVKQRTHHVTVDKGNVYVTLSDMADSIDSDYYAEKSINSSL, from the exons ATGCTGCTTCAGATATTTTCATGGAACAAGGGCATAAAG AAGATGAATGACGGCAGCAGTATTGAAATATCTAATAAGAAAGACGCTGACAAACTTGTCTGTATCGGCAGAGAAGAAGACCTTAAAAAACGAAGGACAACGGCTCGAATCAATGGCAGAGAAGTTGTTGTTTTGTACAATGATGGACAGTTTTATGCTATGGATTGTCGATGTTATC ATGCAGGAGGCCCTTTACATCTTGGGGAAATAGAG GACATCAATGGACAGGCATGCATTGTTTGTCCCTGGCACAAGTACAAAATAACATTGGCAACAGGTGAGGGATTGTATCAAGCAATAAACCCCAGAGAGCCGTCCGTGATTCCCAAGTGGCGATCAAAAGGAGTAAAACAAAGGACTCATCATGTGACTGTGGATAAGGGAAACGTTTATGTGACTCTTTCCGATATGGCTGACAGTATAGATTCTGATTACTATGCTGAAAAGAGTATAaattcttctctttaa